From the genome of Candidatus Eisenbacteria bacterium:
CGCTCGGCGTTCGGAGCAAGCTCGCGGTCGAGCGCGGGCTCTCGATGATCCTGGACGTGGGCGGCGGCTCGAGCGAGATCGCGATCCTGGGCCACGGGGAGATCCTGGTGGTGGAGTCCCACGACGTCGGGGGCGTGCGGCTCCTCGAGCGCGCCGGCGAGGGTCCGCCCGAGCGCGTCTACAAGATGGTCCGGGCGACCCTGGACTCGTCGCGGTTCCCGATCCTCGACTTCTTCAAGCGGCGGCCGCTGACCCGTCTCGTCGGCACCGGGGGCAACATCGAAGCCCTCGCCGAGATCACGTCCTCCAACGGCTCGAAGAACGGAGCCTCCAAGTCGAACGAGGATCGTGAGCCCGCCCGGGTCACCCTCCCGCGCCTCACGCGCATGCTCGGACAGCTCTCGAAGCTGGAGCCCGAGGAGCGCGCCAAGGAGTACGACCTCCGCCCGGACCGCGCCGACGTGATCGTTCCCGCGGGCGCGATCTTCGAGTACGTGGCGAAGCGGGTCCGCGCCAAGGAGATCTGGGTTCCGTTCGTGGGATTGGTGGACGGCGTTCTGATCGACGTCGCGCGTGCCGCGCGAGCGGAGGGGAAGAAGGAGCTCGAGGTCTCGCAGACCCGGAACTCGGTGCTCGCGATCATGAAGAAGTACGACGTGGAGCCCAAGCACGCGAACCGGGTCTCGGCGCTCGCGATCTCCCTCTTCGACCAGCTGAAGTCGATGCACGGGCTCGGAAAGCGGGACCGGCTGTTGCTGGAGCTGGCGGCGCTGCTCCATGAGGTCGGGAACTTCATCAGCGCCCCGGGCCATCACCGGCACTCCTACTACATCATCTCGCAGAGCCCGATCCTCGGCGTGACCGACTCCGAGCTGCGGGTCGTGGCCAACGTGGCGCGCTACCACCGCAAGGCGCCGCCCGACGCGAGCCACGAGGC
Proteins encoded in this window:
- a CDS encoding Ppx/GppA phosphatase family protein gives rise to the protein MPSTKTSKTKFPIRCAGMDVGSNAFRLVIAEFKSPTKYKVLDRMRVPVRLGDSVFRSQRIDDATMEAALDAFRQFREKMEEYEVVLHRAVATSATREAKNRGAFLERVHAETGLELEMIQGTEEARLVALGVRSKLAVERGLSMILDVGGGSSEIAILGHGEILVVESHDVGGVRLLERAGEGPPERVYKMVRATLDSSRFPILDFFKRRPLTRLVGTGGNIEALAEITSSNGSKNGASKSNEDREPARVTLPRLTRMLGQLSKLEPEERAKEYDLRPDRADVIVPAGAIFEYVAKRVRAKEIWVPFVGLVDGVLIDVARAARAEGKKELEVSQTRNSVLAIMKKYDVEPKHANRVSALAISLFDQLKSMHGLGKRDRLLLELAALLHEVGNFISAPGHHRHSYYIISQSPILGVTDSELRVVANVARYHRKAPPDASHEAYAELSSKDQDRVRLLAAILRVADALDHDHRQRVGAVRVKQRGSELRLKVRTKGDVSLDEWSVKDKGDLFEQEFGLKPVVGS